The genomic stretch AATCTCACCTTTGTCATCAACCCATGGAACTCTGAAAATAATAATTCTTTCCGCTTCAGCCATTCTCTCAAGAAGCTTCATTCCGGTATATTCTTTTCTGGTCAAGATAAACGGAATTACAGTGACAGCAACTTCTTTTACTGCCTGTAAAAATTCCGGTTCGTTAGGATTTTTTGCCTCAATTTTAGCAATAAATTCCTGAACTTTCTGGTCAATATTATATTGTTCCATATTAGGTAAGGTTGAATATTATGTCAACAAATTTAATTTTTTTTTCAAGATTCACAATAGCATATTTAATATTTGCTGAAAATTCAATAATAATGAATCAAAATATTATTAAATTAATAATTTTAAAGCAAATTTTATTAAAAATTAAATGTTATATATGAAATAATGAAATATTAAGAAATCGTTAATTCTTATAATGCTATAAATTGTCTCCCGGAAAATGATTTTACTTTTCCCAAAAGCTCTAATTCTAAAATTACAGGTAATAATTTGTGTGAAGACACCGATATTTTCTCTGCCAAATCGTCTAAAGTAATGTGCGGATTTTCTATAATTTGTTTATATATTAATTCTTGATTTTCAGATAATTGAACTGTTATTTTACTATGAGGGAAAAGTTCTTCAATTTTTTCTTTAGGATCATTCAGTCCGAGGAGATCAAGTAGGTCTTTTATGGTCGAAATGGCAGTCGCTTTGTTCTGAAAAATAAGTTGATTACATCCTTGGCTGTATTTATCGGTAATCTTTCCGGGAAGGGCAAAAACATCTCTGTTATAAGTATTTGCGAATGTTGCAGTACTGACGGAACCGCCGCCAAATGCTGTTTCTACAACAATGGTTGCAGGAGAAATGCCGGCAATAATTCTATTTCTTTGGATGAAATTTTCGCGGTCCGGTTTTCTTGATGAATTAAATTCGGTAAGCAATCCTCCATTTTCCTCAAGAATCTTTTCTGAAAGCTTTTTATTGGCAGAAGGATATAAGGTATGAAAACCATGGGCTAGAATTCCAATGGTGGGAATTTGATGTTTTAAAGATTGCTCGTGAATTTCTTTATCGACGCCCAAAGCGAGACCACTTACAGAAATATACGGATGTGGTTTTGATGCTTCAAAGAAATCTTCAATAAATTTTTTCCCGTAAGATGTTATATTTCTTGTTCCGACTAAGCTTATAGTTTTGTGCTTTGTTTCAAAATTTCCTTTCTGATAGAGTATTGCTGGAGCATCGTCACATTCATTCAATAAAAAATGAAGATCATTTTGATGGCGTAAATTGATTTTTATAGAATTCTTTTCGCAAAACAAAAGTTCTTCTTCAGCAAATTTGAGATGCTCAGGATTTCCAATGTCGGAAATGATTTTTGTACCAATTCCATCCGTCTTGCTGAGTTCTTTTTTAGAAGTTTTCCAAACATTTTCTGCTGATCCAAAACGGCGTACAAGCTTAGAAAAATTAATATCACCAATAAAATTACACTCCCGCAGAGCGATAGAATAAAGATGTTCTTCAGAATACATTTGTGTTATTTTATTCAAATGTAGCAAATTAGGATTTATTTTCTCCTTAATTCTTCTAAATAATCCCAAACATCTTCATTTTTTTTATAAGGTAATTCCAGGAAATCGTCAGGATGGTTTTCTTTATATTCCTGCCAAAGTTTATCGTCTTTTTCGCTGTAATAATTGGGGAATTCCCAGATGTACTTCTTTTTCTTTTCCCCGGACTTTTTAAATATAAATGCCATTGCGCTTCCCATTAATGCACCTGATAAATGCGCCTGCCAGGAGATTTTACTGGGCTCATTCAGGTTATAAAACAGTTCTTCGGGAAACATTCCCCAGATTAAACTTCCATAATATAAAACAACCAAAAGGGAAATGGTCAAAAGCTTCATGTTCCATTTAAAAACTCCACTGAAAAAAAGGAAAAATGCCAAAACATACACAATACCGCTCGCTCCGATGGTGCATGTATAATTATACTCGCCTGTCATAATATCAATCGGTGGCAACATCCAAAGCAGAAGACCGGTACTGATCCAGCCGATTACGAAAACTTTTGTGGCTACTTCAGAGTAAAACTGGTACAATAAAAACATGAGTATTGCGATGGGTATTGAGTTTCCTATAATATGATCTATGCTGCCATGTAATAGAGGTGATGTTATAATTCCCAATAGACCTTCCGGTAAAAGCGGAATAATTGCCCCAAAACAGCTCGAGAAAAACCCCATTGTCTGTAAAAGATACCCAAACCACATTGCAGCGAGCATAAGTA from Chryseobacterium indoltheticum encodes the following:
- a CDS encoding DNA-processing protein DprA, with protein sequence MYSEEHLYSIALRECNFIGDINFSKLVRRFGSAENVWKTSKKELSKTDGIGTKIISDIGNPEHLKFAEEELLFCEKNSIKINLRHQNDLHFLLNECDDAPAILYQKGNFETKHKTISLVGTRNITSYGKKFIEDFFEASKPHPYISVSGLALGVDKEIHEQSLKHQIPTIGILAHGFHTLYPSANKKLSEKILEENGGLLTEFNSSRKPDRENFIQRNRIIAGISPATIVVETAFGGGSVSTATFANTYNRDVFALPGKITDKYSQGCNQLIFQNKATAISTIKDLLDLLGLNDPKEKIEELFPHSKITVQLSENQELIYKQIIENPHITLDDLAEKISVSSHKLLPVILELELLGKVKSFSGRQFIAL
- a CDS encoding rhomboid family intramembrane serine protease, coding for MIKNIIHKKAFTAPLLMLAAMWFGYLLQTMGFFSSCFGAIIPLLPEGLLGIITSPLLHGSIDHIIGNSIPIAILMFLLYQFYSEVATKVFVIGWISTGLLLWMLPPIDIMTGEYNYTCTIGASGIVYVLAFFLFFSGVFKWNMKLLTISLLVVLYYGSLIWGMFPEELFYNLNEPSKISWQAHLSGALMGSAMAFIFKKSGEKKKKYIWEFPNYYSEKDDKLWQEYKENHPDDFLELPYKKNEDVWDYLEELRRK